From Triticum aestivum cultivar Chinese Spring chromosome 4A, IWGSC CS RefSeq v2.1, whole genome shotgun sequence, a single genomic window includes:
- the LOC123084760 gene encoding pyruvate kinase 1, cytosolic, with the protein MTDNLRPSRVEATDVAHAVLDGSDAILLSAETLRGLYPVETMSTVGRICAEAEVFNQDLYFKRTMKYVGEPMTHLESIASSAVRAAIKVKASVIICFTSSGQEKKSISSYRRFTSSCSLMEIDSYIMPYRVSAG; encoded by the exons ATGACGGACAACCTAAGGCCTTCTCGTGTGGAGGCAACTGATGTGGCACATGCAGTGTTGGACG GTAGTGATGCCATTCTCCTTAGTGCTGAGACTCTCCGTGGGTTGTATCCAGTTGAGACTATGTCAACAGTAGGCAGAATTTGTGCTGAG GCTGAGGTCTTCAACCAGGATTTGTACTTCAAGCGAACCATGAAATACGTGGGAGAACCCATGACCCACTTGGAGTCTATTGCTTCCTCTGCA GTGCGGGCTGCTATCAAAGTTAAGGCTTCGGTCATCATTTGCTTCACCTCATCTGGACAGGAGAAAAAGAGTATTTCTTCTTATAGACGCTTCACCTCATCTTGTAGTTTAATGGAAATTGATTCATATATTATGCCGTATCGAGTATCTGCAGGCTAA
- the LOC123081566 gene encoding uncharacterized protein: protein MADIAMLVADEAFEKRLQRGAPFAGAGDEASKGRENFRAVTKVCGSWASGVKVRVALLVKADLVAEPKTPIAMAAFDGFFSA from the coding sequence ATGGCGGACATAGCGATGCTGGTGGCCGATGAGGCGTTCGAGAAGAGGCTGCAGCGAGGGGCGCCCTTCGCCGGCGCCGGCGATGAGGCGTCCAAGGGCAGGGAGAACTTCCGGGCCGTGACCAAGGTGTGTGGCTCATGGGCGTCGGGGGTCAAGGTGCGCGTCGCGCTGCTCGTCAAGGCCGACCTGGTGGCCGAGCCCAAGACCCCGATCGCCATGGCAGCCTTCGACGGCTTCTTCTCTGCTTAA
- the LOC123081567 gene encoding uncharacterized protein, whose amino-acid sequence MADIAMLVADEAFEKRLQRGAPFAGAGEEASKGRENFGAVTKVWGSWASGVKVRVALLVKADMVAEPKTPVALAAFDGFFSA is encoded by the coding sequence ATGGCGGACATAGCGATGCTGGTGGCCGACGAGGCGTTCGAGAAGAGGCTGCAGCGAGGGGCGCCcttcgccggcgccggcgaggaggcgtcCAAGGGACGGGAGAACTTCGGGGCCGTGACCAAGGTGTGGGGCTCCTGGGCGTCGGGGGTCAAGGTGCGCGTCGCGCTGCTCGTCAAGGCCGACATGGTGGCCGAGCCCAAGACCCCGGTCGCCCTGGCAGCCTTCGACGGCTTCTTCTCTGCTTGA
- the LOC123081565 gene encoding putative MO25-like protein At5g47540 isoform X1 has translation MSGCLWPCVSSANAMTGGMGGGLFGPKARSPAELVRHTRDLLRFIADHPEPCSGKLEAKREQKITDLSISVRAMKSILYGDGDGDPVAEACTQLTREFFKDNTLRLVIVCVPHMDLETQKEVTLVFANLARQKVDSRIPASDYLEVNQDLLDILMAGFNNRDIAIHYSTILRDCVRHQVAARYVLYSQHMKKFFDYIQFPDFSPSSEAFKTFKELLTRHKSSAAEFFTKNYDWFFSDFHTKLLHSSNYVTKRQSIQLLGDILLERTNSSVMLRYVSSKENLIVLMNLLRDPSQPIQVEAFHIFKLFTANKNKPRDIISILVANKSKIIRFLNAFTLEKGVSLALIDAEDRVFESDKAQVLVDITALKL, from the exons ATGTCGGGGTGCCTGTGGCCGTGCGTGTCCAGCGCCAATGCCATGACGGGGGGGATGGGCGGGGGGTTGTTCGGGCCCAAGGCCAGGAGCCCGGCGGAGCTGGTGCGACACACGCGCGACCTCCTCCGTTTCATCGCCGACCATCCGGAACCCTGCAGCGGCAAACTAGAAGCCAAGCGCGAACAAAAG ATTACAGATCTAAGCATAAGTGTTAGGGCAATGAAATCCATTCTCTATGGAGATGGCGACGGTGATCCTGTTGCCGAAGCATGTACGCAATTGACAAGGGAGTTTTTCAAGGATAATACTTTACGTCTAGTAATTGTTTGCGTTCCACATATGGACCTGGAA ACTCAAAAGGAAGTAACTCTAGTTTTTGCAAATCTGGCAAGACAAAAGGTAGATTCAAGGATCCCTGCCTCTGACTACTTGGAAGTTAACCAAGATCTTTTGGATATATTAATGGCTGG GTTTAATAACAGGGACATTGCGATACATTATAGTACAATATTGAGGGATTGCGTACGCCACCAAGTTGCTGCACG GTATGTATTATATTCTCAGCATATGAAGAAATTCTTTGATTATATCCAGTTTCCTGACTTCAGTCCATCATCAGAAGCCTTCAAGACATTTAAG GAACTCCTGACAAGGCATAAATCATCAGCAGCTGAATTCTTCACGAAGAACTATGATTGG ttcttttcagattttcacacGAAATTGCTACATTCTTCCAACTATGTCACCAAAAGGCAGTCTATTCAG CTATTGGGAGATATTCTATTGGagagaacaaattcatcagtgatgCTGCGTTACGTCAGCTCAAAGGAAAACCTCATAGTTCTAATGAACCTTTTAAGG GATCCAAGCCAACCTATACAAGTGGAGGCATTTCATATTTTCAAG CTGTTCACTGCAAATAAAAATAAGCCTCGTGACATCATCAGCATACTGGTGGCAAACAAGAGCAAAATCATCAGGTTCCTCAACGCCTTCACTCTGGAAAAAG GGGTTTCTCTGGCGCTGATCGATGCAGAGGATAGGGTGTTCGAGTCGGACAAGGCCCAAGTACTCGTCGACATCACGGCCTTGAAGCTGTAG
- the LOC123081565 gene encoding putative MO25-like protein At5g47540 isoform X3 has protein sequence MSGCLWPCVSSANAMTGGMGGGLFGPKARSPAELVRHTRDLLRFIADHPEPCSGKLEAKREQKITDLSISVRAMKSILYGDGDGDPVAEACTQLTREFFKDNTLRLVIVCVPHMDLETQKEVTLVFANLARQKVDSRIPASDYLEVNQDLLDILMAGFNNRDIAIHYSTILRDCVRHQVAARYVLYSQHMKKFFDYIQFPDFSPSSEAFKTFKELLTRHKSSAAEFFTKNYDWFFSDFHTKLLHSSNYVTKRQSIQDPSQPIQVEAFHIFKLFTANKNKPRDIISILVANKSKIIRFLNAFTLEKGVSLALIDAEDRVFESDKAQVLVDITALKL, from the exons ATGTCGGGGTGCCTGTGGCCGTGCGTGTCCAGCGCCAATGCCATGACGGGGGGGATGGGCGGGGGGTTGTTCGGGCCCAAGGCCAGGAGCCCGGCGGAGCTGGTGCGACACACGCGCGACCTCCTCCGTTTCATCGCCGACCATCCGGAACCCTGCAGCGGCAAACTAGAAGCCAAGCGCGAACAAAAG ATTACAGATCTAAGCATAAGTGTTAGGGCAATGAAATCCATTCTCTATGGAGATGGCGACGGTGATCCTGTTGCCGAAGCATGTACGCAATTGACAAGGGAGTTTTTCAAGGATAATACTTTACGTCTAGTAATTGTTTGCGTTCCACATATGGACCTGGAA ACTCAAAAGGAAGTAACTCTAGTTTTTGCAAATCTGGCAAGACAAAAGGTAGATTCAAGGATCCCTGCCTCTGACTACTTGGAAGTTAACCAAGATCTTTTGGATATATTAATGGCTGG GTTTAATAACAGGGACATTGCGATACATTATAGTACAATATTGAGGGATTGCGTACGCCACCAAGTTGCTGCACG GTATGTATTATATTCTCAGCATATGAAGAAATTCTTTGATTATATCCAGTTTCCTGACTTCAGTCCATCATCAGAAGCCTTCAAGACATTTAAG GAACTCCTGACAAGGCATAAATCATCAGCAGCTGAATTCTTCACGAAGAACTATGATTGG ttcttttcagattttcacacGAAATTGCTACATTCTTCCAACTATGTCACCAAAAGGCAGTCTATTCAG GATCCAAGCCAACCTATACAAGTGGAGGCATTTCATATTTTCAAG CTGTTCACTGCAAATAAAAATAAGCCTCGTGACATCATCAGCATACTGGTGGCAAACAAGAGCAAAATCATCAGGTTCCTCAACGCCTTCACTCTGGAAAAAG GGGTTTCTCTGGCGCTGATCGATGCAGAGGATAGGGTGTTCGAGTCGGACAAGGCCCAAGTACTCGTCGACATCACGGCCTTGAAGCTGTAG
- the LOC123081565 gene encoding putative MO25-like protein At5g47540 isoform X4, protein MSGCLWPCVSSANAMTGGMGGGLFGPKARSPAELVRHTRDLLRFIADHPEPCSGKLEAKREQKITDLSISVRAMKSILYGDGDGDPVAEACTQLTREFFKDNTLRLVIVCVPHMDLETQKEVTLVFANLARQKVDSRIPASDYLEVNQDLLDILMAGFNNRDIAIHYSTILRDCVRHQVAARYVLYSQHMKKFFDYIQFPDFSPSSEAFKTFKELLTRHKSSAAEFFTKNYDWFFSDFHTKLLHSSNYVTKRQSIQDPSQPIQVEAFHIFKLFTANKNKPRDIISILVANKSKIIRFLNAFTLEKEDRVFESDKAQVLVDITALKL, encoded by the exons ATGTCGGGGTGCCTGTGGCCGTGCGTGTCCAGCGCCAATGCCATGACGGGGGGGATGGGCGGGGGGTTGTTCGGGCCCAAGGCCAGGAGCCCGGCGGAGCTGGTGCGACACACGCGCGACCTCCTCCGTTTCATCGCCGACCATCCGGAACCCTGCAGCGGCAAACTAGAAGCCAAGCGCGAACAAAAG ATTACAGATCTAAGCATAAGTGTTAGGGCAATGAAATCCATTCTCTATGGAGATGGCGACGGTGATCCTGTTGCCGAAGCATGTACGCAATTGACAAGGGAGTTTTTCAAGGATAATACTTTACGTCTAGTAATTGTTTGCGTTCCACATATGGACCTGGAA ACTCAAAAGGAAGTAACTCTAGTTTTTGCAAATCTGGCAAGACAAAAGGTAGATTCAAGGATCCCTGCCTCTGACTACTTGGAAGTTAACCAAGATCTTTTGGATATATTAATGGCTGG GTTTAATAACAGGGACATTGCGATACATTATAGTACAATATTGAGGGATTGCGTACGCCACCAAGTTGCTGCACG GTATGTATTATATTCTCAGCATATGAAGAAATTCTTTGATTATATCCAGTTTCCTGACTTCAGTCCATCATCAGAAGCCTTCAAGACATTTAAG GAACTCCTGACAAGGCATAAATCATCAGCAGCTGAATTCTTCACGAAGAACTATGATTGG ttcttttcagattttcacacGAAATTGCTACATTCTTCCAACTATGTCACCAAAAGGCAGTCTATTCAG GATCCAAGCCAACCTATACAAGTGGAGGCATTTCATATTTTCAAG CTGTTCACTGCAAATAAAAATAAGCCTCGTGACATCATCAGCATACTGGTGGCAAACAAGAGCAAAATCATCAGGTTCCTCAACGCCTTCACTCTGGAAAAAG AGGATAGGGTGTTCGAGTCGGACAAGGCCCAAGTACTCGTCGACATCACGGCCTTGAAGCTGTAG
- the LOC123081565 gene encoding putative MO25-like protein At5g47540 isoform X2 gives MSGCLWPCVSSANAMTGGMGGGLFGPKARSPAELVRHTRDLLRFIADHPEPCSGKLEAKREQKITDLSISVRAMKSILYGDGDGDPVAEACTQLTREFFKDNTLRLVIVCVPHMDLETQKEVTLVFANLARQKVDSRIPASDYLEVNQDLLDILMAGFNNRDIAIHYSTILRDCVRHQVAARYVLYSQHMKKFFDYIQFPDFSPSSEAFKTFKELLTRHKSSAAEFFTKNYDWFFSDFHTKLLHSSNYVTKRQSIQLLGDILLERTNSSVMLRYVSSKENLIVLMNLLRDPSQPIQVEAFHIFKLFTANKNKPRDIISILVANKSKIIRFLNAFTLEKEDRVFESDKAQVLVDITALKL, from the exons ATGTCGGGGTGCCTGTGGCCGTGCGTGTCCAGCGCCAATGCCATGACGGGGGGGATGGGCGGGGGGTTGTTCGGGCCCAAGGCCAGGAGCCCGGCGGAGCTGGTGCGACACACGCGCGACCTCCTCCGTTTCATCGCCGACCATCCGGAACCCTGCAGCGGCAAACTAGAAGCCAAGCGCGAACAAAAG ATTACAGATCTAAGCATAAGTGTTAGGGCAATGAAATCCATTCTCTATGGAGATGGCGACGGTGATCCTGTTGCCGAAGCATGTACGCAATTGACAAGGGAGTTTTTCAAGGATAATACTTTACGTCTAGTAATTGTTTGCGTTCCACATATGGACCTGGAA ACTCAAAAGGAAGTAACTCTAGTTTTTGCAAATCTGGCAAGACAAAAGGTAGATTCAAGGATCCCTGCCTCTGACTACTTGGAAGTTAACCAAGATCTTTTGGATATATTAATGGCTGG GTTTAATAACAGGGACATTGCGATACATTATAGTACAATATTGAGGGATTGCGTACGCCACCAAGTTGCTGCACG GTATGTATTATATTCTCAGCATATGAAGAAATTCTTTGATTATATCCAGTTTCCTGACTTCAGTCCATCATCAGAAGCCTTCAAGACATTTAAG GAACTCCTGACAAGGCATAAATCATCAGCAGCTGAATTCTTCACGAAGAACTATGATTGG ttcttttcagattttcacacGAAATTGCTACATTCTTCCAACTATGTCACCAAAAGGCAGTCTATTCAG CTATTGGGAGATATTCTATTGGagagaacaaattcatcagtgatgCTGCGTTACGTCAGCTCAAAGGAAAACCTCATAGTTCTAATGAACCTTTTAAGG GATCCAAGCCAACCTATACAAGTGGAGGCATTTCATATTTTCAAG CTGTTCACTGCAAATAAAAATAAGCCTCGTGACATCATCAGCATACTGGTGGCAAACAAGAGCAAAATCATCAGGTTCCTCAACGCCTTCACTCTGGAAAAAG AGGATAGGGTGTTCGAGTCGGACAAGGCCCAAGTACTCGTCGACATCACGGCCTTGAAGCTGTAG